In the Deltaproteobacteria bacterium genome, one interval contains:
- a CDS encoding acyl carrier protein, whose translation MNNLDRVRAVIADALYVDLEQVEPQANLMADLGAESIDFLDIMFRLEKEFNIKLPRGEIEQKARGQLSDAEFAVEGRLTDAGLTNLKAMLPEVKAEAFRSGLHLREIPTLFTVQTFVRMVEEQLTGGGAVLTGLGTEKPVSL comes from the coding sequence ATGAACAATTTGGACCGCGTACGAGCCGTAATTGCTGACGCACTTTATGTGGATCTCGAGCAGGTCGAGCCCCAAGCCAACTTGATGGCTGACCTGGGTGCAGAAAGTATCGACTTTCTCGATATCATGTTTCGCTTGGAAAAAGAGTTTAACATTAAGCTCCCACGCGGTGAGATTGAGCAGAAAGCTCGTGGTCAGTTGAGTGACGCCGAGTTTGCGGTCGAGGGTCGCCTTACCGACGCAGGTCTTACAAACCTGAAAGCCATGCTGCCGGAAGTCAAAGCTGAGGCTTTCCGCTCAGGACTCCATCTCCGTGAAATCCCGACTTTGTTTACCGTCCAAACCTTCGTGCGTATGGTGGAAGAACAGTTAACTGGAGGGGGCGCGGTGTTGACGGGGCTCGGCACTGAGAAACCTGTTTCGCTCTGA
- a CDS encoding glycosyltransferase: MSGLPQMSQEHRAMLFRSLRDLDLSVIVPVFNEAKHIKANLDLLLAEVVPYFSKFEILVVSDGSTDGTAEVLQDFIHPQIKLIAYEKNHGKGYAIREGFKRSQGDFVLFIDGGMELHPREIRIFLGLMELYDADVVVASKRHPQSQIDYPTIRRILSFIYQLLIRYLFKMNVTDTQVGLKLFKRDVIRSILPHLCLDRYGADLEILALARAAGYQRFLEAPVRLDYFRTNSRPFLREMFHIFRVGSSVLLDTLRLYGRIRKLTIKPPLTESSDHDIAA, translated from the coding sequence ATGTCCGGCTTACCGCAAATGAGCCAAGAGCACCGCGCAATGCTTTTTAGGTCATTACGTGACCTAGACTTATCCGTCATCGTCCCCGTTTTTAACGAAGCTAAACACATTAAAGCAAATCTGGACCTACTACTCGCCGAGGTCGTTCCATATTTTTCGAAATTTGAAATCTTAGTTGTGAGTGATGGCAGTACCGACGGTACGGCAGAGGTTTTGCAAGATTTCATACATCCGCAGATAAAATTAATCGCCTACGAAAAAAACCACGGCAAGGGTTATGCCATCCGCGAGGGTTTTAAGAGGTCTCAAGGCGATTTTGTCCTCTTCATCGATGGCGGCATGGAGTTGCATCCACGGGAAATCAGAATATTTCTCGGTCTTATGGAACTTTACGATGCCGACGTCGTTGTCGCATCAAAGCGTCATCCTCAATCACAAATTGACTATCCTACTATTAGGAGGATCCTAAGCTTTATCTATCAGCTACTGATTCGTTACCTATTCAAGATGAACGTAACCGATACGCAGGTTGGACTGAAACTATTCAAGCGTGACGTTATCAGGTCCATCTTGCCACACTTATGTCTAGACCGTTACGGAGCTGACCTCGAGATACTCGCTCTGGCGCGCGCAGCAGGCTATCAACGATTTCTGGAGGCCCCCGTTCGTCTTGACTATTTCAGAACGAATTCAAGACCATTCCTACGCGAAATGTTTCATATATTTCGCGTAGGATCATCAGTCCTACTGGATACGCTACGTCTCTACGGCAGAATTCGCAAACTTACGATTAAGCCCCCTTTAACGGAATCTAGCGACCATGATATAGCTGCCTAA
- a CDS encoding alpha/beta fold hydrolase — protein MKTPKFVPHPLLKHPQAQTAFGALFARPVKLESTLRLWVDLGDGDSLLLNEEPAKHDDTDKPVVIILHGLGGSGDGATIIRQSAKLNQHGYTAIRFHHRGCGRGVGGRAKQIYHSGRTGDIVRALNYLEKRWPGRPVLAIAYSLSGNMLLRLLGNTAPSQIPNLAGALAICPPIDLEACSNAIATARNRHIDRFFSYFVTKQAIARDRQLAKYRNPNLRHGLSLREFDAVYTAPNAGFKSREEYYRECSAAPVLAKISLPTTILAAKDDPIIPSSIFDDRVPQHINLRLEQHGGHVGFYAASVTPYGDRRWVDAFVLDWVKASHR, from the coding sequence ATGAAGACGCCGAAATTTGTACCTCACCCGCTCCTCAAACATCCTCAGGCGCAAACGGCTTTTGGTGCCCTATTCGCAAGGCCAGTTAAACTCGAGAGTACGCTGCGTCTTTGGGTTGATTTGGGGGACGGTGACTCTTTACTTTTAAACGAGGAACCGGCGAAGCACGACGACACCGATAAGCCGGTAGTCATCATCCTGCATGGACTTGGTGGATCTGGAGATGGAGCAACTATTATCCGTCAAAGCGCGAAACTCAACCAACACGGTTATACTGCCATCAGATTTCATCATCGCGGCTGTGGACGAGGCGTTGGTGGTAGAGCCAAGCAGATCTACCACTCTGGGCGCACTGGAGACATCGTAAGAGCCCTGAACTACCTTGAAAAAAGATGGCCTGGACGTCCAGTATTGGCGATTGCGTATTCGCTGTCAGGGAATATGCTTCTGCGCTTGCTCGGCAATACAGCGCCAAGCCAAATACCTAATTTGGCGGGCGCATTAGCCATATGTCCACCGATTGATCTTGAGGCATGTTCCAACGCCATCGCAACTGCTAGGAACCGGCATATAGATCGATTTTTTAGTTATTTTGTCACCAAGCAGGCTATCGCACGTGATCGTCAGCTAGCAAAATACAGGAATCCCAATCTACGTCATGGACTTAGCTTGCGGGAATTCGACGCCGTTTATACGGCCCCTAACGCCGGATTTAAGTCTCGCGAGGAGTATTACCGTGAATGTTCGGCGGCGCCTGTTTTAGCCAAGATCAGTCTCCCTACTACTATCCTAGCCGCGAAGGATGACCCGATCATACCGTCATCTATCTTTGACGACAGAGTGCCGCAACATATTAACCTTCGTCTTGAGCAGCACGGTGGTCATGTGGGCTTTTATGCTGCAAGCGTGACGCCGTACGGCGATAGGCGCTGGGTCGACGCTTTTGTTTTGGACTGGGTCAAGGCCAGCCATCGCTAG
- a CDS encoding tetratricopeptide repeat protein: MALGMRPRVLLLMAALVSAIYGPTLRYGFLEHDDDQNIVKNPHLQSLTADELGAFWERPHLGLFIPVTYTYWAGGVAISRIGQDPSTPAVPNPGLFHFGNVLLHTANGYLVWLILCQFGASQIAALVGAMFFLLHPLQVEAVSWITGAKDLLCAFLSLSAVYVYIRQLNRKDKLSNARMMINYGSVVGLTILAILAKPAAVVVPLLMGFIGIFVAKRIWWRVGLTLALPLGVGVMIAKLTSGAQAPEGPLPVVAWWQRPFVAGDALLFYARKILIPFGYAVDYARRPDLVASNYLLCALGVLPALAFIYLLRHRRRFPLLLGSLVAFALLLAPNLGFLMFSNQFLTTVCDRYAYLAMVVPAFLVSQVHLASIQRFWPSLSLRQLQSLAVGICALFTVLSVIQVRYWANERALFQHSVDVEPNGVMALVGLGNDAANQKQWDDSIKYFSAALSLRPDWGRVHNNLGNSYINVNRLVEATESLKRAIAVFPSYPLAFNNLCGALARREMWEEATAACRQALTLAPDFYMSFQNLGYIAAKQGRFEEAERNFRGAMRIAPTDIPPRLNLIRILKLQSKWDKLAAEQEVLSRMMPFDRDLTLDLAETYKKLGRADQADRLLQKRQ; encoded by the coding sequence ATGGCTTTAGGCATGCGGCCGCGCGTCTTGCTGCTGATGGCAGCTTTGGTGAGTGCGATCTACGGACCCACCTTACGCTACGGCTTCCTGGAGCATGACGATGATCAGAATATCGTCAAGAATCCCCATTTGCAGTCGCTGACCGCGGATGAACTTGGGGCCTTCTGGGAGCGTCCTCATCTCGGACTTTTTATTCCAGTAACCTACACCTATTGGGCTGGTGGCGTTGCCATCTCACGCATAGGTCAGGATCCTAGCACCCCTGCGGTGCCAAATCCCGGTCTCTTTCACTTTGGTAATGTGCTGCTTCACACTGCCAATGGTTACTTGGTGTGGTTGATTCTATGTCAGTTCGGAGCATCGCAAATAGCCGCCTTGGTGGGCGCTATGTTCTTTTTGCTTCATCCTCTCCAGGTGGAAGCAGTGAGTTGGATTACCGGGGCCAAGGACTTACTCTGCGCCTTTTTATCGCTAAGCGCCGTTTATGTTTACATCAGGCAGTTAAATCGCAAGGACAAACTGAGCAATGCCAGAATGATGATCAATTATGGCTCAGTCGTAGGACTCACCATTCTTGCCATCTTGGCCAAACCTGCAGCAGTCGTCGTGCCTTTATTGATGGGTTTTATCGGCATTTTTGTGGCGAAGAGGATCTGGTGGCGCGTCGGCCTGACGCTTGCCCTCCCGCTTGGTGTCGGTGTCATGATTGCTAAGCTGACTAGTGGCGCACAGGCGCCCGAAGGGCCACTGCCGGTTGTTGCCTGGTGGCAGCGCCCATTTGTTGCCGGCGATGCCTTGCTGTTTTATGCGCGCAAGATCCTGATCCCATTCGGGTACGCCGTCGATTACGCGCGGCGGCCCGACTTGGTGGCAAGCAATTATTTGCTTTGCGCCCTAGGCGTGTTACCGGCGCTTGCCTTTATTTACTTACTGCGTCACCGTCGCCGCTTTCCTCTGCTCCTCGGATCGCTTGTAGCATTTGCGCTGCTTCTTGCGCCAAATCTCGGTTTTCTCATGTTTTCAAACCAATTTTTGACGACGGTCTGTGATCGTTATGCCTACCTAGCCATGGTCGTACCGGCGTTTTTGGTGTCGCAGGTACACTTGGCAAGTATCCAGCGTTTTTGGCCCAGTCTTAGTCTGAGGCAGCTGCAATCTTTGGCTGTCGGTATATGCGCGCTATTTACGGTTCTCAGTGTGATACAAGTCAGATACTGGGCCAATGAGCGCGCCCTTTTTCAACATAGTGTTGATGTCGAGCCTAATGGCGTGATGGCTTTGGTGGGCTTGGGTAACGACGCAGCAAACCAAAAGCAATGGGACGATTCGATTAAGTATTTCAGCGCAGCTCTATCACTAAGGCCAGATTGGGGCCGTGTGCACAATAATCTGGGTAATAGCTATATCAATGTGAACCGGCTGGTCGAGGCGACGGAGTCGCTAAAACGGGCAATTGCCGTGTTTCCGTCTTATCCGCTGGCGTTCAATAATTTGTGCGGAGCGTTAGCTAGGCGCGAAATGTGGGAGGAAGCCACTGCAGCCTGCCGTCAAGCCCTGACATTGGCGCCAGATTTTTACATGTCCTTTCAGAATCTTGGCTACATCGCCGCCAAACAGGGTAGGTTTGAGGAGGCAGAGAGAAATTTTAGAGGTGCCATGCGCATTGCACCAACGGATATTCCACCGAGACTGAATTTGATCAGAATTTTGAAGCTACAATCCAAGTGGGATAAACTTGCTGCGGAGCAAGAGGTACTATCACGCATGATGCCTTTCGACCGCGATCTTACCCTCGACTTGGCAGAGACCTACAAAAAGCTCGGACGTGCTGATCAGGCAGATCGTTTGTTGCAGAAGAGGCAGTAA
- a CDS encoding SDR family oxidoreductase, producing MSDKLEFSEQVVIITGGSRGIGRAMVEAFAHGGAKVVFTYVHGSDAARTLECSLRDQGLSVQALQVDVRDEKAVDEAVTMVEKEHGRIDVLINNAGITADGLIMTMEDKSWSDVLTTNLSGAFHFCRITSRFMMRRRQGSIINISSLVATRPGRGHCNYAASKGGIEAMTKALAIELAPRNIRVNCVAPGMIETDMSKDVRALAGDEILQRIPLKRYGQPAEVAAVVKFLSSKAASYITGSVIHVDGGLIV from the coding sequence GTGAGTGACAAGCTAGAATTTTCCGAACAGGTCGTCATCATCACCGGTGGTAGTCGTGGCATCGGTAGAGCCATGGTCGAGGCCTTCGCCCACGGTGGAGCCAAGGTGGTGTTCACCTACGTCCACGGAAGTGACGCCGCCAGGACTCTGGAGTGCTCTCTGCGTGATCAAGGGCTGAGTGTGCAGGCTTTGCAGGTCGATGTGCGCGACGAAAAGGCAGTCGATGAAGCGGTCACTATGGTCGAGAAAGAGCACGGTCGTATCGATGTGCTCATCAACAACGCAGGTATCACTGCCGACGGTTTGATCATGACCATGGAAGACAAATCGTGGTCCGACGTGCTGACCACAAATCTTAGTGGGGCCTTCCACTTCTGTCGCATAACCTCGCGCTTTATGATGCGTCGGCGGCAGGGATCGATCATCAATATCTCCTCCCTCGTTGCCACGCGGCCAGGGCGCGGCCACTGCAACTATGCAGCATCTAAGGGTGGCATTGAGGCGATGACCAAGGCTCTAGCAATTGAACTTGCTCCCCGAAATATCCGCGTCAACTGTGTGGCGCCAGGTATGATCGAAACTGACATGAGCAAAGATGTGCGCGCTCTTGCTGGTGACGAGATTTTGCAGCGAATCCCCCTCAAACGTTATGGGCAGCCCGCCGAAGTGGCAGCCGTCGTGAAATTTTTGAGTAGCAAGGCTGCATCCTACATCACGGGATCCGTGATTCATGTCGATGGTGGATTAATCGTGTGA